A single region of the Deltaproteobacteria bacterium genome encodes:
- a CDS encoding HD domain-containing protein has protein sequence MALSDRFEEAMVFAARLHADQTRKGSEVPYLSHLMGVTAIALEHGANEDEAIGALLHDAVEDRGGQATLQEIRRRFGNHVADIVEGCSDSDVVPKPPWRQRKESYLAHLPHASPSVRLVSASDKLHNARTILSDFHRIGDAVWDRFKGGKQGTLWYYRSLVDIFSSTGPHALADELARVVRELENLAGAS, from the coding sequence ATGGCCCTATCGGACAGGTTCGAGGAGGCGATGGTGTTCGCGGCGCGCCTGCACGCCGATCAGACGCGCAAGGGGAGCGAGGTGCCCTATCTCTCGCACCTGATGGGCGTGACGGCGATTGCGCTCGAGCACGGCGCGAACGAAGACGAGGCCATCGGCGCGCTGCTCCACGACGCCGTCGAGGACCGCGGCGGCCAGGCCACGCTGCAGGAGATCCGCCGCCGTTTCGGCAATCACGTGGCCGACATCGTGGAAGGCTGCTCCGATTCCGACGTGGTACCGAAGCCCCCCTGGCGGCAGCGCAAGGAGAGCTACCTGGCGCACCTGCCGCACGCCTCTCCGTCGGTCCGGCTCGTCTCGGCCTCGGACAAGCTGCACAACGCGCGCACGATTCTTTCGGACTTCCACCGCATCGGCGACGCCGTGTGGGACCGCTTCAAGGGGGGCAAGCAGGGCACGCTCTGGTACTACCGATCGCTCGTGGACATCTTCTCCAGCACCGGCCCGCACGCGCTCGCCGACGAGCTCGCCCGCGTCGTGCGCGAGCTCGAGAACCTGGCCGGCGCCTCTTGA